In the genome of Mycolicibacterium aromaticivorans JS19b1 = JCM 16368, one region contains:
- the eno gene encoding phosphopyruvate hydratase — protein MAVRFSSVSAAEILDSRGRPTVWVQALLSGGQTVEAGVPSGASTGSREAVELRDGTSRYHGLGVQQAADNVNGPIAEALTGRTWSSLLEVDTAMRELDGTPNKSRLGANAIVGVSMAAARGFAVEAGQPLWHWLTPGGVTPRLPVPHFNVINGGVHAPNSLDFQEFMIAPLGAPSLAEAIRAGAEVYAELRNELARRGFATGLGDEGGFAPDISRPEDVLDLLRRAITDSGYQVGPEGVAIALDPAASEFYRDGRYQVGGESLSSQDMVDRFTAIVEEFPVWSIEDGMAETDTWGWAALTDALGDRIQLVGDDNFVTDPDLIAAAVGDHIANAALIKVNQVGTVSETLAALQVCRDSGYGAMISHRSGETTDPFIADLAVGSGCGQIKSGAPARGERVVKYNRLLEIARSAPSQPFGLPTHL, from the coding sequence ATGGCGGTGCGGTTCTCGTCGGTGTCGGCGGCCGAGATTCTCGATTCGCGTGGTCGGCCCACGGTGTGGGTTCAGGCGCTGCTGTCCGGCGGGCAGACGGTCGAGGCTGGTGTCCCTTCGGGCGCGTCGACGGGTAGTCGCGAGGCGGTCGAGTTGCGCGACGGCACCAGCCGCTACCACGGCCTCGGTGTGCAGCAAGCGGCGGACAACGTCAACGGCCCGATCGCCGAAGCACTGACCGGGCGAACGTGGTCCTCGCTGCTCGAGGTCGACACGGCGATGCGGGAACTGGATGGCACACCCAACAAATCTCGGCTGGGCGCCAACGCGATAGTCGGTGTCTCGATGGCTGCGGCCCGCGGCTTCGCGGTGGAGGCCGGGCAGCCGCTATGGCATTGGCTCACCCCAGGTGGGGTGACACCTCGTTTGCCGGTGCCACATTTCAATGTGATCAACGGCGGGGTGCATGCCCCCAACTCGCTTGACTTCCAAGAGTTCATGATCGCCCCGCTGGGGGCGCCGTCGCTGGCCGAGGCAATTCGGGCCGGCGCTGAGGTGTATGCCGAGCTGCGGAATGAGCTGGCGCGCAGAGGCTTCGCCACCGGACTCGGCGACGAGGGTGGGTTCGCCCCCGATATCAGCAGGCCCGAGGACGTTCTGGACCTGCTGCGACGGGCCATCACCGATTCCGGCTATCAGGTCGGCCCTGAGGGCGTCGCGATCGCTCTGGATCCCGCGGCCAGCGAGTTCTATCGAGACGGACGATATCAAGTGGGTGGCGAATCGCTATCGAGTCAGGACATGGTCGACCGCTTCACCGCCATCGTTGAGGAGTTTCCGGTGTGGAGCATCGAAGACGGTATGGCTGAGACCGACACCTGGGGGTGGGCGGCGTTGACCGATGCGTTGGGCGATCGGATTCAGCTGGTGGGTGACGACAATTTCGTCACCGATCCCGACCTGATCGCCGCGGCAGTCGGTGACCATATCGCCAACGCAGCGCTGATCAAGGTCAACCAGGTGGGCACCGTGTCGGAAACCCTGGCTGCACTGCAGGTTTGCCGAGACTCGGGGTACGGCGCGATGATCTCGCATCGGTCCGGGGAAACCACCGATCCGTTCATCGCCGACCTGGCGGTGGGGTCGGGCTGTGGCCAGATCAAGTCCGGCGCGCCGGCACGCGGCGAGCGTGTCGTTAAGTACAACCGCCTGCTGGAGATCGCCCGTAGCGCCCCGAGCCAGCCATTCGGGCTCCCGACCCACCTGTGA
- a CDS encoding SidA/IucD/PvdA family monooxygenase, giving the protein MARLAIIGAGPKGAAIAAKAAALRAANHRTPPPHIDLYDQDQVGAAWRGSIGYTDGVQPLCTLAERDLGFPYDTASYGPGVAQAMIGDFSWQSFAINSAGRSRYRDWVVNGRHPPRHIDFADYLEYAVDKAVSQGAATLIPDRVSAVGFDDAARTWRIDSTNSNGGITSNDYDGVVITGSGRPLPALDGANGRVFDGRTFWQPASSRRMRDLLSADPDPSVLIIGAGGTAAAIAYSFVRKGLTTLPITIIGREATLFARHDGPFEDRLFTDDDAWKALPPHVREAFLARTTAAVVWDYVLRNLVSDNITYECYNALRYHPVVPGAPGDPELELEMEAPPDPALATTSAPTWKRWVGAVLPSLGPPPFPGVGGTPAPPIVRRPGTVIIDARGFDRWGFADDFFAPTPPLRDFFADKDRRPQILSQIAFDLSVRGPLAGGADFPPRLHVPGLGAIQGPASTNLMGLGWVADRVLSAYCQRGLEQ; this is encoded by the coding sequence ATGGCCCGACTTGCGATCATCGGAGCCGGCCCCAAGGGCGCGGCCATCGCCGCGAAAGCCGCCGCCCTTCGCGCGGCAAATCATCGCACGCCGCCTCCGCACATCGATCTCTACGATCAGGACCAGGTGGGGGCCGCGTGGCGCGGTTCCATCGGATACACGGACGGCGTGCAGCCGCTGTGCACTCTCGCTGAGCGAGACCTCGGCTTCCCGTACGACACGGCGAGCTACGGCCCTGGCGTCGCGCAAGCGATGATCGGCGACTTCTCATGGCAGTCGTTCGCCATCAACTCAGCCGGACGCTCGCGCTACCGGGACTGGGTCGTCAACGGCCGCCATCCGCCCCGACACATCGACTTCGCGGACTACCTTGAATACGCCGTAGACAAGGCCGTCAGTCAAGGTGCAGCGACCTTGATTCCGGACAGGGTGTCAGCAGTCGGCTTCGATGATGCCGCGAGGACGTGGCGGATCGATTCCACCAACTCGAATGGCGGGATCACATCCAACGACTATGACGGCGTGGTAATCACAGGGAGCGGCCGACCGCTACCTGCCCTCGACGGCGCCAACGGCCGTGTGTTCGACGGTCGTACGTTCTGGCAGCCGGCATCCAGTCGGCGAATGCGGGACCTGCTGTCTGCCGACCCGGATCCCTCGGTGCTGATCATCGGCGCAGGCGGCACCGCTGCCGCGATCGCGTACTCGTTCGTGCGCAAAGGCCTCACGACCCTGCCTATCACCATCATCGGGCGCGAGGCCACCTTGTTCGCGCGCCATGACGGCCCGTTCGAGGACCGACTCTTCACCGACGATGATGCGTGGAAAGCACTCCCACCCCACGTCCGCGAAGCCTTTCTTGCCCGCACCACCGCAGCTGTGGTCTGGGATTACGTGCTGCGAAACCTCGTGTCCGACAACATCACATACGAGTGCTACAACGCGCTCCGCTATCACCCCGTCGTCCCCGGCGCCCCCGGCGATCCGGAGCTCGAGCTCGAGATGGAGGCACCACCTGACCCTGCGCTAGCAACGACGTCCGCGCCGACATGGAAGCGATGGGTAGGGGCCGTGCTCCCATCGCTCGGGCCTCCTCCGTTCCCGGGTGTCGGCGGAACGCCAGCACCGCCGATAGTCAGACGACCCGGAACTGTCATCATCGATGCCCGCGGGTTCGATCGCTGGGGATTCGCCGACGACTTCTTCGCACCGACGCCGCCGTTGCGCGACTTCTTCGCCGACAAAGATAGACGCCCCCAGATCCTGTCGCAGATCGCGTTTGACCTCAGCGTGCGTGGACCGCTTGCCGGCGGTGCGGATTTCCCCCCGCGCCTGCACGTTCCGGGGCTGGGAGCCATTCAAGGTCCCGCATCAACGAACCTGATGGGC